In the Telopea speciosissima isolate NSW1024214 ecotype Mountain lineage chromosome 6, Tspe_v1, whole genome shotgun sequence genome, TTTTTGACTTCTTCACCTCTTTCAGAGCAAGCTCTGGCTGGCCTGGAATTCTTTTCAGCTTAAATTTAAAGACAGAAGTACCGTAAGTGCTCGACTCTGTCCAGTAATCCTCCACTAAGTACAGCCCATCATAGATGTAGGTCGCAATTATCTTACCCTTCGATTCCGCAGAATCAGAACTATTTGTTTCCTTAAATCCACGGATAACCCTCACAGCAGTTCCTGCATCCATACCATTCTTTAGTGCAAGGTTTCCTCGCTCAAGTTTTTGATCTTCGGCTTGCTTTTGCTTCTCCCCACCCATTGGCTTTCCTCCTTGACCAGAATAAATCAATACATCAGTACTATCCATATCATCATGATAACCACCGGAGGCTACAATGCTTGTCGCAAGAatttttccatctttctttaTAGAATCTATACCACTCTGAAATGGTCTGTGAAGACCAACAATTGCAAGCTCAACCCTATAATGAAATTCATCGCCAACTTCGACCCCAGGGACAGGTCCTAAGATCTTCTCAATATTAACCCATTTGTTTCCCTTCTTGAGAACAGCTGCAGCCCGTAGATCTAACCGGTTGCCAGTATTTCCTTGATCTTTCGGATGTGCTTCCTCTCCTTGTAAGAATTTCCTAAAGATCACTTGGAAGAAACGTAGAGTCTCCCTAACTTTTTCACGGGTAACTTTAGAACCACCTCCTTTACTACTCGAAGTATGAAGACCAAATGGGATAGGCCTCACTTCGAAATTTCGCGGTTTTTTATCCAAAAGAACATTTTCACCCACTTCAACATGCTCCAGAGTATCTTCCTCATCCCCGAGAACCTGTTGACAACCTTGATGACCATCTATTTCAGCAGGAggcaatttcttctttttatattttccttCTGAATTTTCTGATTCAGCTCTATTTCTCTTGGAAACAGATGCAGATTTGTCCTGTACCACAAGTTCATGCTTCTTTGCTTTGTTTCTGGCCGTACTAATTGTCGGACTAGATTTGATACCTCGTTTTCCCTGCCTCCATGGACAGTTTGGTGCAGCCATCAAAGCTTGCACGACCACCGCCTCACAGGGCTGCAAACTAACAATCATTTTTCCACGAGATTTACTAACTGCATCTACTTCATCTTGAGTCTCCCCAAGAAATTGTCTCTTAGAACTCTTGTCCTTGCTGCTATTCACATCCTTTCCCAGTTTTCCCTTCGAAAATCCATCTGTCGTAATAGTACTGACTGACTGAGAATTAGTATTCGACCGAAACAAAATATTCTCCCTCGGAGATCTAATGCTGGTTTCTTTCAAAACTTCCTGCTTTAGTTTAATGCCAGACGTTCTGACTTGAACTTGCTCTGTCATTTCTTTGCCAAAAACTTCTTCTGATTTAACTCTGACTTTGTCACCAATTCCTACAGCTCGATTGCCTTTGAATTTACCAGTAGGAGCATCACCTTCCTTAATTTTCTCTTTGGGTTGTTTTGCATCGTTCCTAGTCTCAGAAGCTATTCTAATTGGCACTtgttctgcaattttttggCTAAAATCATCTTCAGATTTGCTTTGAACCGTAGTCTCAATTTCTTTGGTGACATTCCTTTTCAATTTGACACTAAAAGCATCTTCATCCTTGACTCTCTCCGGAATTGGTCCAGCATAATCCTGGACTGACTTCTCAGATGGCATATGTCCACCAGTAGGTGTTCCCTTATCTGCACTTGCGCCTTTCAGAGAATCAACAACTTTCAGATACTCTTCCCTACTCATAGGAGGAGCATTTCTCCCACAACCTGGAGGGAAATGTCGGACAACCAAAGCTCTTCTGCGAGGAATTTTAACTAACCGATGGGTCTTTTCAGTACCTCCAACAATGGGTATGTACAGTTGAGGTTGATCCGAAACCTTGGACACTTCCGAAGTCTCCAGCAGAACAGAACTTCTTGGCGGCACCAATCCAGTGGCACTCCTGTTTAGAGGTTCTAAATTTTTGGACAATTCAGGCAGTTCTACCTGACCTGAAGGTTCAGATAGTACTGTTGCCACGGGATCAACACTTTGGGTTGGTTCAGGAACTTCCACCTTATCAAGCGTGGCCAATGGTTTTGCAGTCTCAGAATCTAGAGCTTGGGCCACATGGGTCGATATTTCATGCTCTAAAGTTTTGACCTTTTTAAGCTTTCCCACCTGATCTGAAGTTTCTAACGGCTTCGCACTCTCAGAAACCAGAGGTTGTTGGGATATATGGGTGGATGTTTCATGCTCCAGAGATTTCACCATTTCAAGCCTTTCCAACCGATCTGAAGCTTCTGGCGGCTCCGCGGTCTCAGAATCCATAGCATGGGATATGTGGGTCGACGTCTCACGCTCCAAAGCTTTCGCTGGTTCAAGCGTTTCCACCTGATCTGAAGTTTCTAACGGCTTCGCCGTCTCAGTGGTCGATGTCTTGGACGTGTCTGATTCTGCCTGAATCGAACCCTTCCACGGGTCCGAACCTGAAGACCCgctcaaaaatccagaatcTCTAACAGGTTCAGGTTCAACAATTGTTCCATTCTCTGCCCCAAGATTGGAGCTTTCATCGTCTAGCTTCGAAACTCCATTAATCCTCTCTGCAAATCGTCCACAACCCCTTGGAAAATCCCTCTTGACAACCACGTTCCGCCTCTTGTACTTCAGAGAACCAACGCTGGCATGGCCGTTCTCCGGGGGACGTTTCTTCAACAGCTCAGCATTCGCACCACCATTGATTAACAAACTCATTTTCACCGATTCCGCAGAATTCTCAACTTCCGTCATTCTAATCCCCAAAAATACAATTagggaaaggaaaaaatgaCTGAAAGTAGACAAAACGACATGCAGAACATAGATGATGTCAGAGCAAGTGAAATCTTTAAGCCACCGCATATTCGTAAGGTACAAAatatatgaaatgaaaaaagaaagcaaCTTTTTTAAAATCATTCATTTTTAATCTTTCATAAAAAGAGAGCCGAATCGAGAAGTAACAGATGACCAACAAGAAACACCACCTCAGTAGCTCTGCAACTGCAACTCATAAGAAAACCCTAGACTAAGAAACATAAATCTTCGTTCTTTAACATTCAGCGATAAGTAAACAcggattgagagagagaggcagag is a window encoding:
- the LOC122664641 gene encoding uncharacterized protein LOC122664641 → MTEVENSAESVKMSLLINGGANAELLKKRPPENGHASVGSLKYKRRNVVVKRDFPRGCGRFAERINGVSKLDDESSNLGAENGTIVEPEPVRDSGFLSGSSGSDPWKGSIQAESDTSKTSTTETAKPLETSDQVETLEPAKALERETSTHISHAMDSETAEPPEASDRLERLEMVKSLEHETSTHISQQPLVSESAKPLETSDQVGKLKKVKTLEHEISTHVAQALDSETAKPLATLDKVEVPEPTQSVDPVATVLSEPSGQVELPELSKNLEPLNRSATGLVPPRSSVLLETSEVSKVSDQPQLYIPIVGGTEKTHRLVKIPRRRALVVRHFPPGCGRNAPPMSREEYLKVVDSLKGASADKGTPTGGHMPSEKSVQDYAGPIPERVKDEDAFSVKLKRNVTKEIETTVQSKSEDDFSQKIAEQVPIRIASETRNDAKQPKEKIKEGDAPTGKFKGNRAVGIGDKVRVKSEEVFGKEMTEQVQVRTSGIKLKQEVLKETSIRSPRENILFRSNTNSQSVSTITTDGFSKGKLGKDVNSSKDKSSKRQFLGETQDEVDAVSKSRGKMIVSLQPCEAVVVQALMAAPNCPWRQGKRGIKSSPTISTARNKAKKHELVVQDKSASVSKRNRAESENSEGKYKKKKLPPAEIDGHQGCQQVLGDEEDTLEHVEVGENVLLDKKPRNFEVRPIPFGLHTSSSKGGGSKVTREKVRETLRFFQVIFRKFLQGEEAHPKDQGNTGNRLDLRAAAVLKKGNKWVNIEKILGPVPGVEVGDEFHYRVELAIVGLHRPFQSGIDSIKKDGKILATSIVASGGYHDDMDSTDVLIYSGQGGKPMGGEKQKQAEDQKLERGNLALKNGMDAGTAVRVIRGFKETNSSDSAESKGKIIATYIYDGLYLVEDYWTESSTYGTSVFKFKLKRIPGQPELALKEVKKSKKSKVREGLCVVDISQGIEKMPIGAVNTIDDEKPQPFTYITKMIYPDWYKPIPPAGCDCTDGCLNSKICSCVAKNGGEIPFNYDGAIVEAKPLVYECGPSCRCPPSCHNRVSQRGIKFQLEIFKTESRGWGVRSLTSIPSGSFVCEYTGELLQDKEAEKRTGNDEYLFDIGYNYNDHALWEGLPDVIPDMQINSPCEVVEDAGYTIDAVQYGSVGRFINHSCSPNLYAQNVLYDHDDKRMPHIMLFAAENIPPLQELTYHYNYTIGQVYDAEGKVKEKRCCCGSAECSGRLY